In a single window of the Streptomyces sp. NBC_00353 genome:
- a CDS encoding ArsR/SmtB family transcription factor, with protein MIRIELDEATLGATRIAISPLWDAFCSLHLARPHRTPSWPYEEWAVRAREVLREDDRTAALQLLVDGPANFPDFLLPLPVGASSVETELDTVRATPPEVVRAGVEEHYPGLEDHPRVRPYLDDPEAACAALADAYAAYWEGALEQHWPTMRRLVEDEVLIRARTFATEGVDALFAGLEARAKWTPPVLELTKHIDAEYRAGERRLLLVPLVFAEGCRLYSTDDPEVLAVSFQARGAGALRERATAGPEPTDRLGVLLGRGRASVLRQLGGPLTTAGIADRLGLAPSTVSEHLSVLADADVVTRHRIGRSVYYQLTDTGRALLALLSGEDVLHAVS; from the coding sequence GTGATCCGGATCGAGCTGGACGAGGCGACGCTCGGCGCGACCCGGATCGCCATCAGCCCGCTGTGGGACGCCTTCTGCAGCCTGCATCTGGCCCGGCCGCACCGCACGCCCTCCTGGCCGTACGAGGAGTGGGCCGTACGGGCCCGCGAGGTGCTGCGCGAGGACGACCGGACCGCGGCACTGCAGTTGCTGGTCGACGGCCCGGCGAACTTCCCGGACTTCCTGCTTCCGCTTCCGGTCGGGGCCTCGTCCGTCGAGACGGAGCTGGACACCGTCCGGGCGACGCCGCCCGAGGTTGTACGGGCCGGGGTCGAGGAGCACTATCCGGGGCTGGAGGACCATCCCCGCGTCCGCCCCTACCTGGACGACCCCGAGGCGGCCTGCGCCGCACTCGCCGATGCGTACGCCGCGTACTGGGAAGGCGCACTGGAGCAGCACTGGCCGACCATGCGTCGCCTGGTCGAGGACGAAGTCCTCATCCGCGCCCGGACCTTCGCGACCGAAGGGGTCGACGCGCTCTTCGCCGGGCTGGAGGCACGGGCCAAGTGGACACCGCCCGTCCTTGAACTGACGAAGCACATCGACGCCGAGTACCGGGCGGGCGAGCGGCGGCTCCTGCTCGTACCGCTCGTCTTCGCCGAGGGCTGCCGGCTCTACTCCACCGACGATCCCGAGGTCCTCGCCGTCTCCTTCCAGGCCCGGGGTGCGGGCGCGCTGCGCGAGCGGGCCACGGCCGGGCCGGAGCCCACCGACCGGCTCGGTGTGCTGCTCGGACGGGGCCGGGCATCGGTCCTGCGCCAGCTCGGCGGGCCGCTCACCACGGCAGGGATAGCCGACCGGCTCGGCCTCGCACCGAGCACGGTCTCGGAACATCTGTCCGTCCTCGCCGACGCGGACGTCGTCACCCGCCACCGGATCGGACGCAGCGTCTACTACCAGCTCACCGACACCGGCAGGGCGCTGCTCGCGCTGCTGTCGGGCGAGGACGTGCTGCACGCCGTGTCCTGA
- a CDS encoding ABC transporter ATP-binding protein — protein MLAIEAKNLRRTYTSRTGFLRPRRTTTEAVRGVSFEVARGELFGLLGPNGAGKTTTIKMLNTLLLPTSGTARVLGHDVASDPVAVRRRIGYVFGGDRGLYDRLSALDNLRYFAELYGVEPREQKRRIAELLDLVGLAGRERERVEGYSRGMRQRLHIARGLLHKPDVLFLDEPSIGVDPVAARDLRRTVADLRTGGTTVLLTTHYMAEADELCDRIAVIAGGTIRALGTPDRLKSRVQERDILEIEAYGAADEHLDRIRELPGVRGVAAEDRGSRQAVMVQTERGAELHAQVLAALDGIRIGRVVTREPTLEDAYIAIVEEAEQAGETESGTGGGADTGTDGSGGDGSCAATAGRSEEAVV, from the coding sequence ATGCTTGCGATCGAGGCGAAGAATCTCCGCCGCACCTACACCAGCCGCACCGGCTTTCTGCGCCCCCGCCGCACCACGACCGAGGCCGTGCGCGGCGTCAGTTTCGAGGTGGCGCGCGGCGAGCTGTTCGGACTGCTCGGCCCCAACGGCGCGGGCAAGACCACGACCATCAAGATGCTCAACACCCTGCTGCTGCCCACCTCCGGCACGGCTCGTGTCCTCGGCCATGACGTGGCGTCCGACCCCGTGGCCGTACGCCGCAGGATCGGCTACGTCTTCGGCGGCGACCGGGGCCTGTACGACCGGCTCTCCGCTCTCGACAACCTGCGCTACTTCGCCGAGCTGTACGGGGTCGAGCCGCGCGAGCAGAAGCGCCGGATCGCCGAACTCCTAGACCTGGTCGGCCTGGCCGGCCGGGAGAGGGAACGTGTCGAGGGCTACTCGCGCGGGATGAGGCAGCGTCTGCACATCGCCCGCGGTCTGCTGCACAAGCCCGATGTCCTCTTCCTCGACGAGCCGTCCATCGGTGTCGACCCGGTGGCCGCGCGCGATCTGCGTCGTACGGTCGCCGATCTGCGGACCGGTGGCACCACCGTCCTGCTCACCACCCATTACATGGCCGAGGCCGACGAGTTGTGCGACCGGATCGCGGTGATCGCGGGCGGCACGATCCGGGCGCTCGGCACCCCGGACCGGCTCAAGTCCCGGGTGCAGGAGCGCGACATCCTGGAGATCGAGGCGTACGGGGCGGCCGACGAGCACCTGGACCGCATCAGGGAACTGCCGGGAGTGCGCGGGGTGGCGGCCGAGGACCGGGGCAGCCGGCAGGCCGTCATGGTGCAGACGGAACGAGGGGCGGAGCTGCACGCGCAGGTCCTGGCGGCGCTCGACGGGATCCGGATCGGACGGGTCGTCACCCGGGAACCCACCCTGGAGGACGCGTACATCGCGATCGTCGAAGAGGCTGAGCAGGCCGGGGAGACGGAGAGCGGTACCGGCGGTGGCGCGGACACCGGTACGGACGGCAGCGGGGGCGACGGCTCCTGCGCCGCGACGGCCGGCCGGTCCGAGGAGGCCGTCGTATGA
- a CDS encoding ABC transporter permease yields MTVSRALRLTVVGVRTHVSYMSRSPLEITFAVLVPLVYATLAVYLFRAADDPDMLLTAAVGAGLMGIWSSVLFGSGGAVQNQRWLGTLETLVSSPTPLSLVLLPITLATAVIGTYAMGATVVWGAVLFDVPLDFAHPLLFLVAVPVCVLSLGMMGLLLAATFVLLRNANALANPLDAPVWLLSGLLVPVTVLPDWTRPVSWALPTTWGARAVHAATSGGAAVGEVLTPMAVALALGAVYALAAVLVLGRVERRARAAATLSLA; encoded by the coding sequence ATGACCGTGTCGCGGGCTCTTCGCCTGACCGTCGTCGGAGTGCGGACCCATGTCTCGTACATGAGCCGCTCACCGCTCGAAATCACCTTCGCCGTCCTTGTACCCCTGGTGTACGCGACCCTCGCCGTCTACCTCTTCCGCGCCGCCGACGACCCCGACATGCTGCTCACCGCAGCCGTCGGCGCGGGACTGATGGGCATCTGGTCCTCGGTGCTCTTCGGGTCGGGCGGAGCCGTGCAGAACCAGCGCTGGCTCGGCACCCTGGAGACGCTGGTCAGCTCGCCCACTCCGCTCTCCCTCGTCCTTCTGCCCATCACCCTGGCCACGGCCGTCATCGGTACGTACGCCATGGGCGCGACCGTGGTCTGGGGCGCCGTGCTCTTCGACGTGCCCCTCGACTTCGCGCACCCGCTGCTCTTTCTGGTGGCCGTACCGGTGTGCGTGCTGTCGCTCGGGATGATGGGGCTGCTGCTCGCCGCCACGTTCGTTCTGCTGCGCAACGCCAACGCGCTCGCCAACCCGCTGGACGCGCCCGTGTGGCTGCTGTCCGGGCTGCTCGTGCCCGTCACCGTGCTCCCGGACTGGACGCGTCCGGTCTCCTGGGCGCTGCCGACCACTTGGGGTGCGCGGGCCGTGCACGCGGCGACATCGGGTGGCGCGGCCGTCGGTGAGGTATTGACCCCGATGGCCGTCGCCCTCGCCCTCGGCGCGGTCTACGCGCTGGCTGCTGTCCTCGTCCTGGGGCGGGTCGAACGCCGTGCGCGGGCCGCTGCCACCCTCTCCCTCGCCTGA
- a CDS encoding ABC transporter permease — MLYRIPHLARRIVRALRLVVVGGALSYRALFNWTTPPMFIGTLLVGPLLQLLFFVFLGRQLGVADDRFYLLGNAVVAASTACVYGGTMAIANERRYGTLGAVLLSPRHRAPLWFGRALPYVLNGLLISVFTLTAACLLLGLRVPVGSLPGLGAVLLAAAAGCSAFGLALGALGLRFRDVFLVSNVASSVLLLLTGANVPRETLPGWMRAFGDVLPLTHAAEAARQLSAGGGLDRGRLGAELATGAGYAVLAVVLLALFERGSRRRATLDVM, encoded by the coding sequence ATGCTCTACCGGATTCCCCACCTCGCTCGACGCATCGTCCGCGCGCTGCGACTCGTCGTCGTCGGTGGTGCCCTCTCGTACCGGGCACTGTTCAACTGGACGACGCCGCCCATGTTCATCGGCACGTTGCTGGTCGGCCCGCTGCTGCAACTGCTGTTCTTCGTCTTCCTCGGGCGACAGCTGGGTGTCGCCGACGACCGCTTCTACCTGCTGGGCAACGCCGTTGTCGCCGCCTCCACGGCTTGCGTCTACGGCGGCACCATGGCCATCGCCAACGAGCGCCGCTACGGCACCCTCGGAGCGGTGTTGCTGAGCCCTCGGCACCGGGCTCCGCTCTGGTTCGGGCGGGCTCTGCCCTATGTACTGAACGGCCTCCTCATCAGCGTCTTCACGCTCACTGCTGCCTGCCTCCTGCTGGGACTGCGGGTTCCGGTTGGCTCGCTGCCCGGTCTCGGAGCGGTGCTACTCGCCGCCGCGGCCGGCTGTTCCGCCTTCGGGCTCGCCCTGGGGGCGCTCGGCCTGCGTTTCCGCGATGTGTTCCTGGTGTCCAACGTGGCGAGTTCCGTACTCCTTCTGCTCACCGGGGCCAATGTGCCGCGCGAGACCCTCCCGGGATGGATGCGGGCCTTCGGGGACGTACTCCCGCTGACCCATGCCGCCGAGGCCGCCCGGCAGTTGTCCGCGGGCGGCGGGCTCGACCGGGGGCGGCTCGGTGCCGAGCTGGCGACGGGGGCCGGGTATGCGGTGCTCGCCGTCGTCCTGCTGGCGCTCTTCGAACGCGGCAGCAGACGACGCGCGACGCTCGACGTGATGTGA
- the topA gene encoding type I DNA topoisomerase gives MSPTSETAQGGRRLVIVESPAKAKTIKGYLGPGYVVEASVGHIRDLPNGAAEVPDEYTGEVRRLGVDVEHDFQPIYVVNADKKAQVRKLKQLLAESDELFLATDEDREGEAIAWHLQEVLKPKVPVHRMVFHEITKDAIREAVANPRELNQRMVDAQETRRILDRLYGYEVSPVLWKKVMPRLSAGRVQSVATRLVVERERERIAFRSAEYWDLTGTFATGRTGDASDPSTLTARLSAVDGRRIAQGRDFGPDGQLKSGSGQVLHLDETNARALAAALADSTFAVRSVESKPYRRSPYAPFRTTTLQQEASRKLGFGAKATMQVAQKLYENGFITYMRTDSTTLSDTAISAARAQVTQLYGADYLPDKPRTYAGKVKNAQEAHEAIRPSGDRFRTPAETGLTGDQFRLYELIWKRTVASQMKDAVGNSVTVKIGGRASDGRDAEFSASGKTITFHGFMKAYVEGADDPNAELDDRERRLPQVAEGDALSAEEISVDGHATKPPARYTEASLVKELEEREIGRPSTYASIIGTILDRGYVFKKGTALVPSFLSFAVVNLLEKHFGRLVDYDFTARMEDDLDRIARGEAQSVPWLRRFYFGEGDDAVSGAASAAGNGDGDHLGGLKELVTDLGAIDAREISSFPVGNDITLRVGRYGPYIERGEKDAEGHQRADVPEELAPDELSVEYAEELLAKPSGDYELGADPVTGNQIIAKDGRYGPYVTEVLPEGTPKTGKNAVKPRTASLFKSMSLDTVTLADALRLMSLPRVVGEDAEGVEITAQNGRYGPYLKKGTDSRSLTSEDQLFDITLEEALAIYAQPKQRGRAAAKPPLKELGTDPVSGAPVVVKDGRFGAYVTDGETNATLRTDDSVEDITPERGYELLAEKRAKGPAKKKTAKKAPAKKTTAAKKTTAAKKTTATAAKKTAAKKTTTAKKATTAKKAVAKKATATSPAED, from the coding sequence TTGTCCCCGACCAGCGAGACCGCACAGGGCGGCCGCCGACTCGTCATCGTCGAGTCGCCTGCCAAGGCGAAGACGATCAAGGGCTACCTCGGCCCCGGATACGTCGTCGAGGCGAGCGTCGGGCACATCCGTGACCTGCCGAACGGCGCCGCAGAGGTGCCGGACGAGTACACCGGCGAGGTCCGTCGGCTCGGCGTCGACGTCGAGCATGACTTCCAGCCCATCTACGTCGTCAACGCGGACAAGAAGGCGCAGGTCAGGAAGCTCAAGCAGCTGCTGGCCGAGTCCGACGAACTCTTCCTTGCGACCGATGAGGACCGCGAGGGCGAAGCCATCGCGTGGCACCTGCAGGAAGTGCTCAAGCCGAAGGTTCCGGTCCACCGGATGGTCTTCCACGAGATCACCAAGGACGCGATCCGGGAGGCGGTGGCCAACCCGCGCGAGCTCAATCAGCGCATGGTCGACGCCCAGGAGACCCGCCGTATCCTCGACCGTCTCTACGGCTACGAGGTCTCGCCGGTCCTGTGGAAGAAGGTCATGCCGCGGCTGTCGGCCGGCCGCGTCCAGTCCGTCGCCACCCGCCTCGTCGTCGAGCGGGAGCGCGAGCGCATCGCCTTCCGCTCCGCCGAGTACTGGGACCTGACCGGCACGTTCGCCACCGGCCGAACCGGTGACGCCTCCGACCCGTCGACGCTGACGGCCCGGCTGAGCGCGGTCGACGGCCGCCGGATCGCCCAGGGCCGCGACTTCGGTCCGGACGGGCAGCTGAAGTCCGGCTCCGGCCAGGTGCTGCACCTGGACGAGACGAACGCCCGGGCCCTGGCCGCCGCGCTCGCCGACTCCACGTTCGCCGTACGGTCCGTCGAGTCGAAGCCGTACCGCCGCTCCCCGTACGCCCCGTTCCGTACGACGACCCTCCAGCAGGAGGCGAGCCGCAAGCTGGGCTTCGGGGCCAAGGCCACCATGCAGGTCGCGCAGAAGCTGTACGAGAACGGCTTCATCACCTACATGCGTACCGACTCCACGACCCTCTCCGACACCGCGATCTCCGCGGCGAGGGCGCAGGTCACGCAGTTGTACGGCGCCGACTACCTGCCGGACAAGCCGCGCACGTACGCGGGGAAGGTCAAGAACGCGCAGGAGGCGCACGAGGCGATCCGCCCCTCCGGCGACCGCTTCCGCACGCCCGCCGAGACCGGCCTGACCGGCGACCAGTTCCGGCTCTACGAGCTGATCTGGAAGCGGACCGTCGCCTCCCAGATGAAGGACGCGGTCGGCAACTCCGTCACCGTGAAGATCGGTGGCCGGGCCAGCGACGGCCGGGACGCCGAGTTCTCCGCGTCCGGCAAGACGATCACCTTCCACGGCTTCATGAAGGCGTACGTCGAAGGCGCCGACGACCCGAACGCCGAGCTCGACGACCGTGAGCGGCGGCTGCCGCAGGTCGCCGAGGGCGACGCGCTGTCCGCCGAGGAGATCTCGGTCGACGGCCACGCGACCAAGCCGCCGGCCCGTTACACCGAGGCCTCGCTGGTCAAGGAGCTGGAAGAGCGCGAGATCGGCCGCCCGTCGACGTACGCCTCGATCATCGGCACCATCCTCGACCGCGGCTATGTCTTCAAGAAGGGCACGGCGCTCGTCCCGTCGTTCCTCTCCTTCGCCGTGGTCAACCTGCTGGAGAAGCACTTCGGCCGGCTCGTCGACTACGACTTCACCGCGCGGATGGAGGACGACCTCGACCGCATCGCGCGGGGCGAGGCCCAGTCCGTGCCGTGGCTGAGGCGCTTCTACTTCGGTGAGGGCGACGACGCTGTCAGCGGCGCGGCCTCCGCTGCGGGCAACGGCGACGGCGACCACCTCGGCGGTCTGAAGGAGCTCGTCACCGACCTCGGCGCGATCGATGCCCGGGAGATCTCCTCCTTCCCCGTCGGCAACGACATCACGCTCCGAGTCGGGCGGTACGGCCCGTACATCGAGCGTGGTGAGAAGGACGCCGAGGGCCACCAGCGCGCGGATGTGCCGGAGGAACTGGCGCCCGACGAGCTGTCCGTCGAGTACGCGGAGGAGCTGCTGGCCAAGCCGAGCGGCGACTACGAGCTCGGCGCGGACCCGGTGACCGGGAACCAGATCATCGCGAAGGACGGCCGGTACGGTCCGTACGTCACCGAGGTGCTGCCCGAGGGCACGCCGAAGACCGGCAAGAACGCGGTGAAGCCGCGGACCGCGTCGCTCTTCAAGTCGATGTCGCTGGACACGGTGACGCTGGCCGACGCGCTCAGGCTGATGTCGCTGCCGCGGGTCGTCGGCGAGGACGCCGAAGGCGTCGAGATCACCGCACAGAACGGCCGCTACGGCCCGTACCTGAAGAAGGGCACGGACTCGCGTTCGCTCACCTCCGAGGACCAGCTCTTCGACATCACGCTCGAAGAGGCCCTCGCGATCTACGCCCAGCCGAAGCAGCGCGGACGGGCCGCCGCCAAGCCGCCGCTGAAGGAGCTGGGCACCGACCCGGTGAGCGGTGCTCCGGTCGTCGTCAAGGACGGGCGCTTCGGTGCGTACGTCACCGACGGCGAGACGAATGCGACGCTGCGCACCGACGACAGTGTCGAGGACATCACGCCGGAGCGCGGCTACGAGCTCCTCGCGGAGAAGCGCGCCAAGGGACCCGCCAAGAAGAAGACGGCGAAGAAGGCCCCGGCGAAGAAGACGACGGCCGCGAAGAAGACGACGGCCGCGAAGAAGACGACTGCGACGGCGGCCAAGAAGACCGCGGCGAAGAAGACGACGACCGCGAAGAAGGCGACGACGGCGAAGAAGGCCGTGGCCAAGAAGGCGACTGCGACGTCCCCCGCCGAGGACTGA
- the tmk gene encoding dTMP kinase, producing MTRAEQPTVVSPTSDTLAADSRERAVRALLHVPPLKRLWSAQLVGGIGDALALLVLVLLSLQAAVLEGSFGSGYRGAAFAVAAVFGARILATLLFGAVLLGPLTTLSAPGGPLDRRWLMIGADGLRLALLVVAPLWIDWMPDKALMMILITVFVTGVGERLWTIAKESAAPALLPAPPAEGAAVRPLPDHLDALRRLSLRTDFAAVPAAAAVLLIATLIGNLLGSGLEWFSFHQAALGSYVAAGLFSASISTLYFLELPGSPTPRPRSPLEGLRRPSTAGGPDRGRTGAVPLIVGACAAVAGAIAAAAAVAVLHAADLGGGPVTFALLVLALTGATGTGIRTAERVLPTLSRRRLLALATAVTGVALLAMGLVPDTATVVFIAVLAGYAAGVAAYTGHTLVDQETEEVRRARTTEHLQAVVRVLIALGAVGGPLLAAAIGTHRLTAGDFVFAHGGAAFALMLIGALLLPVAAIVLARTDDRSGVPLRRDLREALRGGEPAVAPAATGFFLVLEGGDGAGKSTQVEALAEWIRAKGHEVVVTREPGATPVGKRLRSILLDVSSAGLSNRAEALLYAADRAEHVDSLVRPALERGAIVISDRYIDSSVAYQGAGRDLSPTEIARISRWATSGLVPHLTVLLDVDPETARERFTEAPDRLESEPPEFHARVRSGFLTLAAADPTRYLVVDAGQEPESITTVVRHRLDQLLPLSEAEIKAQAEARKAAEDEARRKAEEEAARKAEEERLERERQEQLAKLRAEEEERQRRELEEARQREAERQAEEARRQAEEARRIAEEERVRREAEEQAREAEQARLRRQAEEEARLRKEAEARRLEKQRKAEEALLRAEAARRQAEAEAASASAAQAARAGSASFPDNELTVPTPVVGPNEVTQAVPSPVATPSPEDETAMLPKISDATDRSEGSERSGRPSARNAAGAADETTVLPPVRDVREARDEHPADRVPRGIFRDERPAGAAAERENERTRELPQVSDPHAAEERRQRGRRPRPDWAEETPLDDLPTLADELLGDHDSDDEDPGTSGRGRRPRR from the coding sequence ATGACGCGAGCCGAGCAGCCAACGGTCGTGAGCCCCACCTCCGACACACTTGCCGCAGACTCACGCGAGCGCGCCGTACGAGCCCTGTTGCATGTTCCCCCGCTGAAGCGGTTGTGGAGCGCGCAGCTCGTCGGTGGAATCGGCGATGCACTCGCCCTTCTCGTGCTGGTGCTGCTGTCGCTGCAAGCGGCGGTCCTTGAGGGCTCATTCGGATCCGGATACCGCGGGGCGGCCTTTGCCGTCGCCGCTGTCTTCGGTGCCCGAATCCTTGCCACGCTCCTCTTCGGAGCCGTACTCCTGGGGCCGCTGACGACGCTCAGCGCGCCCGGCGGACCGCTGGACCGGCGGTGGCTGATGATCGGAGCGGACGGGCTGCGGCTCGCACTGCTCGTCGTCGCACCGCTGTGGATCGACTGGATGCCCGACAAGGCGCTCATGATGATCCTCATCACCGTCTTCGTCACCGGCGTCGGCGAACGGCTGTGGACCATCGCCAAGGAGAGCGCCGCGCCCGCGCTGCTGCCCGCCCCGCCCGCGGAGGGCGCCGCGGTACGCCCGCTGCCGGACCACCTCGACGCCCTGCGCCGGCTCTCCCTGCGTACGGACTTCGCCGCCGTTCCCGCCGCGGCCGCCGTCCTGCTGATTGCCACGCTCATCGGCAATCTGCTGGGTTCGGGGCTGGAGTGGTTCTCCTTCCATCAGGCGGCCCTCGGCTCGTACGTCGCGGCCGGGCTGTTCTCCGCCTCGATCTCCACCCTGTACTTCCTCGAACTGCCCGGTTCGCCGACGCCCCGCCCGCGCTCGCCCCTGGAGGGCCTGCGCCGGCCGTCCACGGCCGGCGGCCCGGACAGGGGCCGTACCGGCGCCGTCCCGCTGATCGTCGGCGCCTGCGCCGCGGTCGCCGGAGCGATCGCCGCCGCGGCCGCCGTCGCCGTACTGCACGCGGCCGACCTCGGTGGCGGCCCCGTCACCTTCGCCCTGCTGGTCCTCGCTCTGACCGGCGCCACCGGGACCGGCATACGGACCGCCGAGAGGGTGCTGCCCACCCTGTCGCGGCGCCGGCTGCTCGCCCTCGCCACCGCCGTCACCGGGGTCGCGCTCCTCGCGATGGGTCTGGTGCCGGACACGGCGACCGTGGTGTTCATCGCGGTCCTCGCCGGATACGCGGCGGGTGTCGCCGCGTACACCGGACACACGCTCGTGGACCAGGAGACCGAGGAGGTCCGCCGGGCCAGGACCACCGAGCACCTCCAGGCCGTCGTCCGGGTCCTGATCGCGCTCGGCGCGGTCGGGGGCCCGCTGCTGGCCGCTGCCATCGGCACGCACCGGCTGACCGCCGGTGACTTCGTCTTCGCGCACGGCGGCGCCGCCTTCGCCCTGATGCTCATCGGCGCCCTGCTGCTGCCGGTCGCCGCGATCGTCCTCGCCAGGACGGACGACCGGTCCGGGGTGCCGCTGCGCCGCGATCTGCGCGAGGCCCTGCGCGGCGGCGAACCGGCCGTGGCGCCCGCAGCGACGGGCTTCTTCCTGGTCCTGGAGGGCGGCGACGGGGCCGGCAAGTCCACCCAGGTCGAGGCGCTCGCCGAGTGGATCCGCGCCAAGGGCCACGAGGTCGTCGTCACCCGTGAGCCGGGGGCGACCCCGGTCGGCAAGCGGCTGCGTTCCATCCTGCTCGACGTGTCGTCGGCCGGTCTTTCGAACCGGGCCGAGGCCCTGCTGTACGCCGCCGACCGTGCCGAGCACGTCGACTCGCTGGTCCGTCCGGCGCTGGAGCGCGGCGCGATCGTCATCTCCGACCGTTACATCGACTCGTCCGTCGCCTACCAGGGCGCCGGCCGCGACCTGTCCCCGACCGAGATCGCCCGGATCTCGCGATGGGCGACGAGCGGCCTCGTACCGCATCTGACGGTGCTGCTCGACGTCGACCCGGAGACCGCGCGGGAACGGTTCACCGAGGCGCCCGACCGGCTGGAGTCCGAGCCGCCCGAGTTCCACGCCCGGGTACGGTCCGGCTTCCTGACCCTCGCGGCAGCCGACCCGACCCGCTATCTGGTGGTGGACGCAGGCCAGGAACCGGAATCGATCACCACCGTCGTACGCCACCGGCTCGACCAGCTCCTGCCGCTCTCCGAGGCCGAGATCAAGGCCCAGGCGGAGGCGCGCAAGGCGGCCGAGGACGAGGCCCGGCGCAAGGCCGAGGAAGAGGCCGCCCGCAAGGCGGAGGAGGAGCGACTGGAGCGCGAGCGCCAGGAACAGCTCGCCAAGCTCCGTGCCGAGGAGGAGGAGCGTCAGCGCCGCGAGCTGGAGGAGGCGCGGCAGCGCGAGGCCGAACGGCAGGCGGAGGAAGCCCGCCGGCAGGCCGAGGAGGCCCGCAGGATCGCCGAGGAGGAGCGGGTCAGGCGGGAGGCCGAGGAGCAGGCCCGCGAGGCCGAGCAGGCCCGGCTGCGCCGGCAGGCCGAGGAGGAGGCCAGGCTCCGCAAGGAGGCCGAGGCGCGGCGGCTGGAGAAGCAGCGCAAGGCCGAGGAGGCTCTGCTGCGGGCCGAGGCGGCCCGGCGGCAGGCGGAGGCCGAGGCAGCTTCGGCTTCGGCGGCGCAGGCTGCCCGAGCGGGGTCCGCGTCCTTCCCGGACAACGAGCTGACGGTGCCGACGCCGGTGGTCGGCCCGAACGAGGTGACCCAGGCGGTGCCGTCGCCGGTTGCCACACCGTCGCCCGAGGACGAGACGGCGATGCTCCCGAAGATCTCCGACGCGACAGACCGTTCCGAGGGGTCGGAGCGGTCGGGGCGTCCTTCGGCACGGAACGCTGCGGGCGCCGCTGACGAGACGACGGTGCTTCCGCCGGTCCGGGACGTACGGGAGGCTCGTGACGAGCACCCGGCGGACCGGGTCCCGCGCGGCATCTTCCGTGACGAGCGCCCGGCCGGCGCCGCAGCGGAGAGGGAGAACGAGCGCACCCGGGAACTGCCGCAGGTCAGCGATCCGCACGCCGCCGAGGAGCGGCGGCAGCGCGGTCGGCGTCCTCGTCCGGACTGGGCCGAGGAGACCCCGCTGGACGATCTGCCGACGCTGGCGGACGAGCTGCTCGGCGATCACGACAGTGACGACGAGGACCCCGGCACCTCCGGACGCGGCCGCCGCCCGCGCCGCTGA
- a CDS encoding DNA polymerase III subunit delta', with amino-acid sequence MSVWDDLVGQDRVQEQLGAAAQDADALVTAVSVGERVPPGSRMTHAWLFTGPPGSGRSTAARAFAAALQCTSPDRALGGAPGCGFCDGCHTSLVGTHADVEVVRTDLLSIGVKETRELVRRAQLSPAVGRWQVIILEDADRLTEGAGNVLLKAVEEPAPRTVWLLCAPSLEDVLPTIRSRCRHLTLRTPSVDAVADVLIRRDGIDPERAASAARATQGHIGRARRLATDEKARARRAAVLKLPLRVEDIGGCLKAAQELIDTAADDARQVSEEVDVKETEDMKAALGAAAGGRMPRGTAGVMKELEDKQKRRKTRTQRDSLDLALTDLTGFYRDVLALQLGSQIALSNVDVRDALDRIARSSTPERTLRRIEAVIACRRALDRNVAPLLAVEAMTMALRAG; translated from the coding sequence ATGTCCGTATGGGACGACCTGGTCGGCCAGGACCGAGTGCAGGAGCAGCTCGGGGCCGCCGCTCAGGACGCCGATGCGCTGGTCACCGCAGTCTCTGTGGGGGAGCGGGTGCCGCCGGGGTCGAGGATGACCCACGCCTGGCTGTTCACCGGACCGCCGGGCTCCGGGCGGTCCACCGCCGCCCGCGCCTTCGCCGCCGCCCTCCAGTGCACCAGCCCGGACCGCGCCCTGGGCGGCGCGCCGGGGTGCGGCTTCTGCGACGGCTGTCACACGAGCCTCGTCGGTACGCATGCCGACGTCGAGGTGGTTCGCACGGACCTGCTCTCCATCGGTGTGAAGGAGACCCGTGAACTGGTCCGCCGCGCCCAGCTCTCCCCGGCCGTGGGCCGCTGGCAGGTGATCATCCTGGAGGACGCCGACCGGCTCACGGAGGGCGCGGGGAATGTGCTGCTGAAGGCGGTCGAGGAGCCCGCGCCGCGCACGGTGTGGCTGCTCTGCGCCCCCTCTCTCGAAGATGTGCTGCCCACCATCCGGTCCCGCTGCCGTCATCTCACGCTGCGCACCCCGTCGGTCGATGCCGTCGCCGATGTGCTGATCCGGCGCGACGGCATCGATCCGGAGCGGGCCGCGTCCGCCGCGCGCGCCACGCAGGGGCACATCGGCCGGGCCCGCCGCCTCGCCACCGACGAGAAGGCCCGTGCGCGCCGCGCTGCCGTGCTCAAGCTTCCGCTCAGGGTCGAGGACATCGGCGGCTGCCTGAAGGCGGCTCAGGAGCTGATCGACACCGCTGCCGACGATGCGAGGCAGGTCTCCGAAGAGGTCGACGTCAAGGAGACGGAGGACATGAAGGCCGCGCTCGGCGCGGCCGCCGGAGGCCGGATGCCGCGCGGCACGGCGGGGGTGATGAAGGAGCTGGAGGACAAGCAGAAGCGCCGCAAGACCCGCACCCAGCGCGACAGCCTGGATCTGGCGCTCACCGATCTGACCGGCTTCTACCGCGACGTACTGGCACTCCAGCTGGGTTCGCAGATCGCGCTCTCCAATGTCGATGTCAGGGACGCACTCGACCGGATCGCCCGCTCCTCCACACCCGAGCGCACCCTGCGCCGGATAGAGGCAGTGATTGCCTGCCGCCGGGCGCTGGACCGCAATGTGGCGCCGCTGCTCGCGGTGGAGGCGATGACGATGGCACTACGCGCGGGCTGA